The Brassica napus cultivar Da-Ae chromosome C7, Da-Ae, whole genome shotgun sequence genome has a segment encoding these proteins:
- the LOC106410578 gene encoding pectinesterase inhibitor 7-like, translating to MAKVLDLSLVLCVLCVSTAAIAMARNLGEESSDDTEFIKSSCETATYPELCFQSLSSYASEIKKRPLQLAETALAVSMAQAKSAKTYISDMTDYKGITKRQHEAVLDCVEEMGDTVDRLSKSLKELKNLEEGESKEDFWFCLSNVRTWTSAALTDETTCLDGFGGKGMDGELKSLVRAHIVRVAQDTSNALALINVYASKH from the coding sequence ATGGCGAAAGTTTTAGATCTTTCTCTGGTTCTCTGTGTTCTGTGTGTGTCCACTGCAGCAATAGCCATGGCAAGAAACCTTGGAGAGGAATCTAGCGATGATACTGAGTTCATCAAATCCTCTTGTGAGACAGCAACGTACCCGGAACTATGTTTTCAGTCTCTGTCTTCTTACGCAAGCGAGATCAAGAAGCGGCCACTACAGCTCGCCGAGACAGCGCTCGCCGTTAGCATGGCCCAGGCAAAGTCTGCCAAAACATATATCTCGGACATGACTGACTACAAAGGAATCACAAAGAGGCAGCACGAGGCTGTGTTGGACTGTGTTGAAGAAATGGGAGATACTGTTGATAGGTTGAGCAAGTCGCTGAAGGAGTTGAAGAATCTGGAGGAAGGAGAGAGCAAAGAAGACTTCTGGTTCTGTTTGAGCAATGTCCGGACGTGGACAAGCGCGGCGCTGACAGATGAGACCACGTGTCTTGATGGGTTTGGAGGGAAAGGCATGGATGGGGAGCTGAAAAGCTTAGTCAGAGCACACATTGTGCGTGTGGCGCAAGATACGAGTAATGCCTTGGCTTTGATCAATGTCTATGCTTCCAAGCATTGA
- the BNAC07G39500D gene encoding uncharacterized protein C227.17c, whose product MTTETDDSTAVRRRVSCTKCFDALWFCYSPFYQMQQYYRVGKLDDCTKKFSDLFDCLSLKTKTASEAEKIMEEQEQAEAAKHIWIMRTREEASCHWNETFGHLDDPNY is encoded by the exons ATGACCACGGAAACGGACGACTCTACAGCTGTGCGGCGGCGCGTGTCCTGCACAAAATGCTTCGACGCTCTCTGGTTCTGCTACT CACCATTTTACCAAATGCAACAGTATTACCGGGTTGGAAAACTTGATGATTGTACCAAAAAGTTCTCTGATCTCTTTGATTGTCTTTCATTAAAGACAAAAACAGCTTCTGAAGCCGAG AAAATTATGGAAGAGCAAGAGCAAGCAGAAGCAGCAAAACATATCTGGATTATGCGGACACGGGAAGAAGCTTCTTGTCACTGGAACGAGACTTTTGGCCATTTGGATGATCCAAATTATTAG
- the LOC106407656 gene encoding AT-hook motif nuclear-localized protein 3-like: MEEREGTNNVTSFGLNQQQQQHEAAAYPMDPPRPDNPNPFSAPPITSSSSAAAAVENAAPQFSLTMPAAETGSSEQKKKRGRPRKYNPDGTLAVTLSPMPISSSVPLSSEFPPRKRGRGRGRSSRWLKKSQMFQFDRSPVVTNFAGAGVAAAADFAGANFTPYVLTVNAGEDVTMKIMTFSQQGSRAICILSANGPISNVTLRQSTTSGGTLTYEGRFEILSLTGSFMQNDSGGTRSRAGGMSVCLAGPDGRVFGGGLAGLFLAAGPVQVMVGTFIAGQEQSQLQLAKERRQRFGSQPSSISFNITAEERKARFERLNNSVAIAAPTPSYQHENTGNAVHSYYTNSVNHVKEQPFSSMPGDGGHEEGEGDDDDIELEGDEDGEFGGDSQSDNEIPS, from the exons ATGGAGGAGAGAGAAGGAACCAACAACGTCACCAGCTTCGGTCtgaaccaacaacaacaacaacatgaagcTGCTGCTTACCCGATGGACCCACCACGACCCGATAACCCGAACCCGTTTTCAGCCCCACCCatcacttcttcttcctccgccGCCGCGGCTGTGGAGAATGCGGCTCCTCAGTTCAGCTTAACAATGCCGGCGGCGGAGACTGGCTCCTCCGAGCagaaaaagaagagaggaaGGCCGAGAAAGTATAACCCCGACGGGACTCTCGCAGTGACTCTGTCTCCGATGCCAATCTCCTCCTCTGTTCCTTTGTCGTCGGAGTTTCCTCCTAGGAAGCGAGGAAGAGGACGTGGCAGGTCTAGTCGATGGCTCAAGAAGTCCCAGATGTTCCAGTTCGACAGAAGTCCTG TTGTTACCAATTTTGCAGGTGCAGGAGTTGCTGCCGCTGCAGATTTTGCCGGGGCGAACTTTACACCTTATGTGCTCACAGTAAACGCTGGAGAGGATGTGACGATGAAGATAATGACATTCTCTCAACAAGGTTCTCGTGCTATCTGCATCCTTTCAGCTAACGGTCCCATCTCTAATGTTACGCTGCGTCAATCTACTACATCCGGTGGTACTCTAACTTACGAG GGTCGTTTTGAGATTCTCTCTTTAACGGGTTCGTTTATGCAAAACGACTCCGGAGGAACTCGAAGTAGAGCTGGTGGTATGAGTGTTTGTCTCGCAGGACCAGACGGTCGTGTCTTTGGTGGAGGACTCGCTGGTCTCTTTCTTGCTGCTGGTCCTGTCCAG GTAATGGTAGGTACATTTATAGCGGGTCAGGAGCAGTCGCAGCTGCAGCTAGCAAAAGAAAGACGGCAAAGATTCGGGTCTCAACCATCTTCCATCTCCTTTAACATCACAGCAGAAGAAAGGAAGGCGAGATTCGAGAGGCTCAACAACTCTGTCGCCATAGCTGCACCAACTCCTTCGTATCAGCATGAGAACACAGGGAACGCGGTTCACAGTTACTACACAAACTCGGTTAACCACGTCAAGGAACAACCTTTCTCTTCCATGCCAGGAGATGGAGGACATGAGGAGGGAGAAGGTGATGACGATGACATAGAGTTAGAAGGTGATGAGGACGGAGAGTTTGGAGGTGATAGCCAATCTGACAACGAGATTCCgagctga
- the LOC106411538 gene encoding E3 ubiquitin protein ligase RIN2 — MGIRYLQVSVASTALSFVGLQVWTELSLAGLREDGLIAKNISLGDDSEHALELLLGSYFTIALLTNFVLNVYVLLLLSLKTLFFGDLYGAEAKKLVGRLANYIIYKGIFLPLVIPATIFQGVLWTVWLTVLCTLKMFQALARDRLERLNASPSSTPWTYFRVYSVLFFVLSVDMLWIKLSLMTYNTTGSSVYLLLLFEPCSIAFETLQALLIHGFQLLDMWINHLAVNNSDCQRSKFVDSMTAGSLLEWKGLLNRNFGFFLDMATLVMALGHYLHIWWLHGLSFHLADAVLFLNIRALLSAILKRMKGYIKLRIALGSLHAALPDATSEELRAYDDECAICREPMAKAKRLHCNHLFHLGCLRSWLDQGLNEVYSCPTCRKPLFVGRTETEVNTRTVEVSTDEQLARQLERQDNPGHPLATGLFPHEMPNSIESDPSRNLGLDPSWLQTWSGQGVDVAGPSTASRSVGLGRVQMMMRHLASVGESYAQTALEDAAWSLWPMNPSQASSSSTTLRPLGAGGRTGGLHLSTVSSGANESLASILAMAETVREVMPHVPDEIIFQDLQRTNSVAITVNNLLQM, encoded by the exons ATGGGGATAAGGTACTTGCAAGTCTCGGTGGCATCAACTGCTCTGAGCTTTGTGGGGCTTCAAGTCTGGACAGAGCTGTCTCTGGCTGGGCTTAGAGAAGATGGGCTAATAGCCAAGAACATTTCTTTAGGAGACGACTCTGAACATGCGCTTGAGCTGCTTCTGGGTTCTTACTTTACAATCGCCCTGCTGACAAATTTTGTGCTCAATGTGTATGTTCTTCTGCTACTTTCTCTCAAG ACTTTGTTTTTTGGAGATTTATACGGCGCTGAAGCTAAAAAGTTGGTGGGGAGACTTGCCAATTACATCATTTACAAG GGTATATTTCTGCCGCTGGTGATTCCCGCAACAATATTTCAGGGTGTACTGTGGACAGTTTGGCTTACTGTTCTATGCACTTTAAAG ATGTTTCAAGCTTTGGCTAGAGACCGGCTTGAACGATTGAATGCATCTCCTTCTTCTACACCGTGGACTTACTTTCGTGTGTATTCAGTGCTCTTCTTCGTTCTCTCTGTTGATATGTTGTG GATAAAGCTTTCCCTTATGACATACAATACAACTGGCTCTTCTGTGTATCTGTTGTTACTTTTTGAGCCATGCAGTATAGCTTTTGAGACCTTGCAG GCGCTGTTAATTCATGGGTTTCAACTGCTTGATATGTGGATCAACCACTTAGCAGTGAACAACTCGGACTGCCAAAGATCTAAGTTTGTCGATTCCATGACAGCAG GTTCACTGTTGGAATGGAAGGGCCTCCTCAACCGAAACTTTGGTTTCTTTCTGGACATGGCTACGTTGGTAATGGCACTAGGTCATTATTTGCATATCTGGTGGCTGCATGGCCTTTCCTTTCATCTAGCGGATGCAGTTTTGTTTCTCAACATACGT GCATTGCTCAGTGCAATTTTGAAACGAATGAAAGGATACATCAAACTGAGAATAGCTCTGGGCTCTCTCCATGCAGCCCTTCCTGATGCAACTTCTGAAGAGTTACGGGCATATGATGATGAATGTGCTATATGCCGG GAACCTATGGCTAAAGCTAAAAGGCTTCACTGCAACCACCTTTTCCATCTTGGATGCCTGCGATCCTG GTTGGATCAAGGTCTAAATGAGGTTTATTCTTGTCCTACATGTCGTAAACCTCTTTTTGTCGGTAGAACTGAAACTGAGGTGAACACTAGAACAGTGGAAGTCTCAACTGATGAGCAGTTAGCCCGTCAGCTTGAAAGACAAGACAATCCTGGGCATCCACTAGCCACTGGATTGTTTCCTCATGAGATGCCAAACTCCATTGAAAGTGATCCTTCAAG GAACTTAGGATTGGATCCAAGCTGGCTACAGACATGGTCAGGTCAGGGTGTTGATGTAGCTGGTCCCTCTACGGCGTCTAGGTCCGTTGGACTGGGGCGGGTTCAGATGATGATGAGGCATCTTGCATCTGTTGGGGAAAGTTATGCTCAAACTGCACTTGAGGATGCTGCTTGGAGTTTATGGCCGATGAACCCTTCACAAGCATCCAGTTCTTCTACAACCTTGCGTCCTCTAGGTGCTGGTGGAAGGACAGGTGGTCTGCATTTAAGTACTGTATCAAGTGGAGCAAATGAAAGCTTGGCAAGTATACTAGCTATGGCCGAGACAGTGAGGGAAGTCATGCCACATGTGCCAGATGAAATTATTTTCCAG gactTGCAGAGAACAAACTCTGTTGCTATTACAGTGAACAATCTTCTCCAGATGTGA